The Staphylococcus sp. 17KM0847 DNA segment TATGCGCAAGGGGATTGGCTTTCAAATTGATTTAAAAGACGATTTATACGTTCATACCGATAAGCGTTGGCTCAAAATGGTGTTACGTCAAATTTTGTCGAATGCTGTGAAATATATGGTATCTGGAGAAGTTTGGGTTAAGGGACAGAAGATAGGAGAACATGTTCAGTTAATCATACAGGATGAAGGATGTGGTATTGCACAACATGATTTACCCCGTATTTTCCAACGTGGTTTTACGGGTTCACAACAACCGATACAATCTACAGCATCAGGTATGGGCCTATATTTAGTAGATGCTATGAAAGAAGCGTTAGGTTTAAATTTAAAAGTGAAATCTAAGGTGAATGAGGGAACGACTGTCATCATTTATTTTGCTAAACAGAATGAGCATATTGCACGCATGTCTAAGTGACAATATTGTCACTTAAGACATGCGTTTTGTTATATGATTCAAACGCAAATAAATAGAAAAGGAGGTATGATGAAGTCAATCATCCATTGAACTTAAAGGAGTGTAAGGAGATATGTCTATCTTAAATGTTAAAAATGTAACAAAAGTTTATGGGAATCATAAGCAATCTTTTGAAGTCTTAAAAGATATTAATTTTGAAGTGGCACGTGGTGCGTTTGTATCTATTATGGGACCTTCGGGTTCTGGGAAAACAACACTATTGAATATATTAAGCTCTATCGATTATGTCACACAGGGTCACATTGAAATTAACGGCCAAGATATTACAAAGATGAGCAACACAAAACTTTCTGATTTTCGTAAACAGGAAGTAGGGTTTATTTTTCAAGATTATAATGTACTGCACACTTTAACGGTAAAAGAAAATATTATGTTGCCACTATCAATTACTCAATTAAGTAAAGAAGAGAAAGCGTCACGTTATGAAGAAGTGACAGCGGCATTAGGGATACAAGATTTAAGTCATAAATATCCGAGTGAAATATCCGGTGGACAACAACAACGTACGGCAGCAGCACGTGCATTGATTAGTAAGCCGACGATTATTTTTGCGGACGAACCGACAGGCGCACTTGATTCTAAAAGTGCACAAGATTTGCTAAAGCGATTAGCTGCGATTAATCGGGACATGAAGACGACAATTATTATGGTCACACACGACCCAGTGGCAGCAAGCTATTCAAACCGTGTGATTATGTTAAAAGACGGTCAAATTCATACTGAACTTTTTCAAGGTGATAAAACAACCTCACACTTTTATCAAGAGATTATTCAAAATCAAAGTGTTTTAGGTGGTGTGACTTATGACATTTAATCATATTATTATTAAAAACCTTATACAAAACTTAAAATATTATGCAATGTATTTATTTGCACTTATGTTAAGCATTACAATGTACTTTAGCTTTGTTACATTAAAATATACAAAAGGTGTTGACCAAGGAGGAGAGATTGTTACACATGGCGCGAGTATTGGAGAGAAGTTTTTATTTATTATTATTTTAGTCTTTTTAATGTATGCTAACCATTTGTTCATTAAAAGACGTACGAAAAGCTTTGCATTATTTCAACTCATTGGATTATCACGTAAAGATTTACTGCGCATGTTTATTTTGGAACAAACGATTATTTTTTTCATTACCACAATGATTAGTATATTTATCGGTGTTTTTGGTTCACGTTTATTACAATTGATTTTAATAAATATATTATCTATTCCAATACATGCTGAAATTGTATTGCACCTAGAGGCAGTGAAGGTAACACTGATTTTAATATTTTTTGCTTTTTTGCTTATTATATTTCAAAGTTATATGTTTATTAGACGGCGTTCAATTGTTCAATTAATGCATGATTCTAAACAATCAGAAGTGCAGGATCCACATATTACCAAACGAGAAGCTATCTTAGGTGTGTTGGGTTTATTGATGATTGGTACAGGTTATTATCTCTCAACCATTATGTTTGATAATGAAATATTAGTCACTATGATTATGGCAAATGCACTATTTATACTGTTTTTAACAGTATTAGGCGCATACTTCTTTTTTAAAAGTTCTGTATCATTGATTTTTAAAACATTGAAACTCAAGAAAAATGGCAATGTATCGATTACAGATGCTATATTTACCGCTTCTATCATGTATCGCATGAAGCGAAATGCTTTTTCTTTAACAACAATTGCAATTATTTCTGCTATTACGATATCTGTTTTGTCTTTTGCAGCATTAGGGTATGCAGGTGTACAAAAAAATATTAACTTCACAACGCCATATGAGTATACCTATTATAACGAGCAACATGCCAAAAAATTTGAGTCGGCACTTCAATCACAAGGTATTGCTTACGATAAATATATGCAGCGCCTTACAACAGTACCGGTTAAAGGGAAAGATACACAGTTGAATAAGAAGTTTACTGCTGTATCCATCGTTCGTGATACAGAAATAGAGGGTATGAATGTGGAACCAGGAGAGGTGAAATTTGTAAATGTATTTGAAGTGACAAATAATTTTGCAGGTTTAGAGAAGGGGATGATGCTTTCTCTGGGCAAGGGCTCACATCAAGCAACACTCAAAGTCACAGCGCTTGATTCTGATAACTATGTTGCGAATGTTTTTTTACAAGGCACACCTTTAGCTGTCGTGGATACGCATACTTATGAAAAGTTAGAGGCATCAAAATTGGAAGGAAAAGGACATAGTGATGCAACACAAGTCGGTTTTGAGTTGAAAGATCGTAAAGCGTATCAACATGCAACAACATTAAATAAGAAATATAATCCTCAGAATCCAGAATCACGTACTGAAGTAGAAAAAGAACAGTTGAAGTTTGCAGGAATGTTTTTATTTGTAAGTAGCTTTTTAGGGATTGCTTTTCTTGTGGCAGCAGGATGTATTATTTACATTAAACAAATGGATGAAACAGAAGATGAAATAGGGAATTATCAAATTTTGCGTAAGATAGGTTATACGCATCAAGATATGTGTAGAGGTTTAGCATTGAAAGTGGCATTTAACTTTGGATTGCCACTCATTGTAGGTTTAGGACATGCTTATTTTGCAGCACATGCCTTTAATGTATTATTAGATACACCAAGTTTTACCCCTGTACTGATTGCTATGGCAGTATATTCATTAGTTTATGCACTGTTTGCATGGATTGCTTATATTCATTCGAAAAGAACAATTAAATATAGTTTATAGATTAAAGCAAACTGGACAAGGAGAAATTGTCCTAAACAAGTGAGTAAATATCTATAAGTAGCAGTAGGTTTCTAAAATGAAAAAGTATTTTAACAAGCGCTTTTCACTTTGAGTTACTCTTGCTAGGGCGGGATTGCAAAAGCTTTTTGTTCCGTCCTTATTTAATATAAAGACGAAAGAAATTTTTAAAAGATATTCCATACCTCGATCAGCGACTTATGATTGAAATAATAAAACAGCTATGTAGTACTAATAATGTGAAAATATGAACAATTATTCACAATATAACAAAATAAAATGTTAATGTTTTGTAAATTTAATTGTAGAGTGACGAGATGTGTGCTACTTTCAAATAGGTGTCTAAAAAATTTTGTATTTTAACTTCGAATATCTTTTGATAATGAGAGATATAGACATTGCTTTTATTTACAAGTTGAACGAATAGAATATTAGAAAGTGAGTATGACGTCTTAATCGTAATAAGATAAGAATTATAAGTTAACATTGAATTAACAGTGTTTTATAATTAAGTAAACAATACATTTACAAAGTGATTTCATAAATCGCTGATCGGAGGATTACAAATGATTAAGAAGAAAAAGGATAAGTTCATGGAGCGCCTAGAGGATATGATTTTCAACTTAGACCGTGCTGCAGTTGAGTTCGGTAAGATGGATTTCAACACACACCTAGATTTGAGAACTTATGCTGATAACATTAAAACGTACGAGTCTCACGGTGATGATTTGATGCATCAAGTCATTACAGACTTGAACCAAACGTTCATTACACCGATAGAGCGTGAAGACATTATGGCGTTGTGTAATGCAATTGATGATGTGCTTGACGCTATGGAAGAGACTTCGGCTATGTTTGAAATGTATTCTATTGAGTACACGGATGAGTATATGTCAGAATTTGTCGATAACATTCAAAAAGCAATTGGTGAGATGAAGTTAGCGATTGGTTTAATGACGGAAAAGAAATTAGCGCATATGCGTGTGCATTCTATCAATATCAAAGAGTATGAAACAAATTGTGACGGCATTTTACGTCAATCGATTAAACATATTTTTAATAGTGAAACAGACCCAATAACATTAATTAAAATCAAAGATATTTATGAGAGTTTAGAAAATATTGCGGATCGTTGTCAAACAGTCGCAAATAATTTTGAAACAATCATAATGAAAAATAGCTAAGGAGTCTTCAACTATGGAGTTTTTGATGATTATAACAGTAGCTATTATTATTTTTTCGTTGGTTTTTGACTTTATTAATGGATTTCATGATACAGCGAATGCCGTAGCTACAGCCGTTTCTACACGTGCATTGTCACCAAGACATGCAATTCTTTTAGCAGCAGTGATGAACTTTATTGGTGCGCTCACATTTACAGGAGTGGCATCAACCATTACAAAAGAGATTGTTAATCCATTTACACTTGAAAATGGATTGGTTGTTGTATTAGCAGCAATTTTAGCGGCTATCATTTGGAACTTAGTCACATGGTATTATGGTATACCAAGCTCATCGTCTCATGCTTTAATTGGTGCGATTGCAGGTGCTGCTATTGCGTCAGCAGGGTCGTTAAATGTATTACATTTTCAAGGGTTTACAAAAATTGTGCTCGTATTAATTTTGTCGCCTATCATTGCATTTACAGTGGGTTTTATTATTTATTCATTAGTAAAACGTATTTTTAAAAACGCAAACCTTGCACGTACGAACCGTAATTTTCGTTTGTTTCAAATTTTCACAGCATCATTACAATCTTTTTCTCATGGTACTAATGATGCACAAAAATCTATGGGTATTATTACGATGGCTTTAATTGTTGCAAATGTTCAGACGAGTGTTGAACCTGCATTATGGGTTAAAATATCATGTGCAACAGCAATGGGGTTAGGTACAGCAGTTGGTGGTTGGAAAATTATTAAAACGGTGGGCGGTAATATTATGAAAATCCGTCCGGCTAATGGCGCTTCGGCAGATTTGGCATCAGCATTGACGATATTTGTTGCTTCATCATTACATTTTCCATTGTCAACAACACATGTCGTATCGTCATCAATTCTTGGTGTAGGATCAGCCAATCGTATCAAAGGTGTACATTGGAATACGGCTAAACGTATGATTGTCACATGGGTCATTACATTACCTATTTCGGCAGTGATTTCAGGATTGATCTATATGATTTTGAATCTTTTCTTATAACAACAAAAAAGTTTGTGATGTCGCATTTAAAAGTGTGACATCACAAACTTTTTTACTAATGAATATAATTGAATGAGCTTGTAAGTGAACTTGGAATTGTACGATAACCTACAACACCCGGTGGTGTGTTATAATTCATTTCTGAAACGAGGACGCTACCATCTCCGTTGACACGTTCAACGTAAGCAACGTGTCCGACAGCCCCTTCAGTAGTTTGTAAAATAGCGCCTGCTTGGGGAGTGTTGTTCACAGAATAGCCATCTGCAGCAGCACGGCTTGCCCAATTATCAGCATTCCACCAGTAAGTACTAATGGTTTGACCTGTTTCTGCACGACGGTTAAAAGCATGCCATGTACATTGTCCCCATGTATATAAATTAGAGTGACTAAATGTTGGTGAGTTATAGCCTCCATTTGTATAAGTTGTACCGGATGCATCTCCAGATGGTGAACCACTTACGTTAGCAGTTGGCACATAATTAGCCGTGTGACCCGGGATTTGTAATGTTTGGTTAGGGTGAATAAGATAGCCATTCAAACCATTGGCATTCATTAAATCTTGTACAGATACACCATATTGAGCGGCAATAACATCTAAAGATTCACCTGCTGTTACTGTATGACCTTGTCCCCCTGTGGCTTGTGTTGTATAAGTTTGTGTATGACCACTAGAATGAATCGATAAAGTTTGGTTAGGGAAGACCATATTATTAGATAAACCATTAGCTTGTTTAAGTGCATCGACGGTTGTACCATATTGTTGTGCAATTGTCCATAAAGACTCACCTGATTGTACGGTATGTTGTGTTGAAGCTTCGGCATCTTGATGTGCAAGCACAGCTGCTGCGCCAGATGTCACTGTAAGTGCAAATGCGAATTTTTTCAATGTACTGCCTCCTTATGTATAAATATCGACATATTGTAAATTATTGTTTTATTATTCTTGTACATGGTATCAAATATTATTATCCTTGTGGGCGATGTTACGAATCTGTAATAATTTTTAAATGTTTTTGTGATTGATTATCTTTTGATATATAGCTAAAAATGCATACAATATAAGAGAAAGGAAAGGTAATGCTATATGGTTAAGTTTTCCCAGCATAATCGTTATGCACAAGTTTGGTTGTTCTTTTTATATTATTGGTTGGTTTTCAGTGTTTCGATGTATTTCGGTCAATTTTTGCCCCATGCATGGCATCAACCGTTATCCATAGGTTTGGCAGTGCTTATTTTAATGACGATGTTTATACAAAGAGCGCGCTTTAGTGGCCCTATTATCTCACATATCTACACAATTGTGGCGGGCTTGTTATCTTATGCAACAGTGATGTATGCATGGACAGATTTGGGTGCTAAAGATTTTTGGACAGTTATTCTATTAGCAATCGTTGGATTTTTAGTTTTTGGTATTCTTGGCTTTTTTGTGATTCAAGATGCATCTCGCATGGGCAGATACTTATTTGTTACATTAATCGCACTAATCTGTATGAGTATCGTTGGTTGGTTTTTACATATTCCTATGTTATACACAGTGATTTCTGTTATTGGATTATTACTTTTTCTTTTATATACATTATATGATTTTAATAGAATGAGACGAGGTGCTTTTTCACCAAGAGAAATGGGTTTTAATTTATTTCTAAATCTATTTCGTATTATTCGCCACGCACTTCGACTTGCACAAGTAGCTAAAAGATAAATAGTGATATATATCCGATAGATGGCGTTATTTGAAATGGTTTAAGTACATCGACTTTCTTAAAAATCGATTTAATACTAAAATTGGATTAATCAAAAACACTTAATATAAAAGTGGAGTGGGAGTTGGCTATGGAAACGATATATTTAGCAGGTGGTTGTTTATGGGGTGTGCAAGCTTTTGTAAAGACATTACCCGGTGTAGTTGAGACAGAAGCGGGTAGGGCGAACGGAAGTAGCCGTACACTTGAAGGTGAATACGATGGCTATGCAGAATGTGTAAAGACTGTATTTGATCCTGCAATTGTACAAGTAGAAGATTTGATGACATACTTGTTTGAAATTATAGACCCATATAGTGTAAACAAACAAGGTGAAGACGTTGGGTTAAAATATCGAACAGGTGTCTATAGTGAGCAAGAGTACCATTTAGAAGCTGCACGTCAATTTATAGCAAATAGAAGTGATGTAGACCGAATTGCAGTTGAAGTTAAAGCATTGGAGAATTATGTACGAAGCGCTGAAGAACATCAAGACCGTTTAGCCAAATGTCCAGACGATTATTGCCATATTTCCCAAGAAATGCTGAATAAATATCAATAAAGCGGTATGAGAGCTGAGGCATTGTATTGATCAAGACAGGTATGACAAGATAAATAGAGTGTTAGTTTATATTGATACTCACTTAGAGAAGATCAATATTTAAAAATTCTAACCTTAATATAGAGGATACGATATAGGTAGTGAGAAAGTTATAGTATGATTGTTTGTGATAAGTCGTACATATTTGAGTGTATTGCTTTCATCTCAATGTACCATGTATAATAAAAGTAATTTAAAAGCAATCGAAAGTGAGATGGAAGAATGGGACGTAAATGGAACAACATTAAGGAGAAAAAAGCACAGAAAGATAAAAATACAAGTCGTATTTATGCTAAGTTTGGTAAAGAAATTTATGTGGCAGCTAAATCAGGTGAACCGGATCCAGAATCTAACCAAGCATTAAAACTTGTGTTAGAACGTGCTAAAACGTATTCTGTACCCAATCATATTATTGATAGAGCTATTGATAAAGCAAAAGGTGGCGGAGATGAGAACTTTGATGCCTTACGCTATGAAGGTTTTGGTCCAAGTGGTGCGATGTTGATTGTCGATGCACTTACGAACAATGTCAATCGTACGGCTTCTGATGTGCGTGCAGCATTTGGTAAAAATGGCGGCAATATGGGTGTTTCAGGGTCAGTAGCATATATGTTTGACCACACTGCAACATTTGCTTTTGAAGGTTTTGATGTTGATACAGTTTTAGAGCAACTCATGGATAAAGAAATTGATGTACGTGATGTAATTGAAGAGGGAGACTTAACAATTGTATATGCAGAGCCTGACCAATTTGCGTCTGTTCAACAAGCATTACGCGATTTAGGTGTACAAGACTTCGAAGTGGCAGAGTTGGAAATGTTACCGCAAACAGAAGTACAATTATCCTCTGAAGATCAAGAAACTTTTGAGAAGCTTGTCGACGTGTTGGAAGACCTTGAAGATGTTCAACATGTCTTTCACAATGTAGCATTGTAATGATTGGAGCATAATGAATGAATGCAAAGCAATGGATAAAACATTTGCAGTTAGAACCTCATCCAGAAGGTGGATATTATCGTCAAACCATTTTAAGTGCTGATAAGGTGAAAGATCGACCAAACTATTCGAGCATTTACTTTTTATTAGAAGATACGAATATTTCTCACTTTCATCAAATTGATGCTGATGAAATATGGTATTATCATGCAGGTGCAACATTAACGATTCATATGATTCACGCTGACGGTACATACGAAGCAGTACGTTTAGGCGCGCAAGTTGACCGAGGAGATGTTTTACAATATGTTGTCCCTAAACATACAATATTCGCGTCTTCTATTGAGGAACAAGATGCTTTTGCTATCGTAGGCTGTATGGTACAACCTGCATTTCGCTTCGAATATTTCAAACTTTTTACGCAAGATGAATTATTAGAACGTTATCCACAGCATGAAGCAATTATTACACGATACGCTAAAAGAGCGCTATATTAACGCATCTACACCCTTTGATGTCTTTAAGAGATTTGAGAGGGTGTATTTTGTTGGGCGCTTCACCTTTTGTGGTATACAAAAAGCACACATGTCTCTATAATTTTAAGTGCTCAAACTCAAATTAAAGTAGACATGATGCGCCTATGTGTAATGATATATTAAAACGACTTAAAATAAAAATACACATAGATATTCAAGACGATGTTGACGTACGAGGGACAGCTTTTCACAGTCATTTGAATTTAAAAAAGGGAAAACCCAAATAACCCAACTGACCAATAAGTCGAAAAACATCAATTTTTACACAAATAGAGAAGTCATAGATAAGTTATACAGCAAGCTTAGAAGAAATCGCAGACAATGACTATAACAAGATATGTCGATACATTTGAAGAAGAGTCCATAGATTTAGAACGAGTACAAGCAGATGTGGAGATTAAAGAAGTAGAATAAGAAATAGAAGGCTACTTAAAGACATTAAGGGGGATAACACATGACTAATCAAACGAAAAATGTACCCGAATTAAGATTTCCAGAATTTGATGGAGAATGGGAATATAATTTATTTGGTGAAATTGTTACGAATAAAAGTAAAAAATTTGATCCCAAAAAGGAAGACTCAACTCAAGATATAGAACTAGATAGTATTGAGCAAAATACTGGCCGATTACTTAATACATATATATCTAAAAACTTTACAAGTCAGAAAAATAAATTTTATAAAGGTAACGTGTTGTATAGTAAGTTAAGACCATATTTAAATAAATATTATTATGCACAAATGAATGGTGTATGTTCATCTGAAATTTGGGTTTTAGACAGCTTGGATAAGCAAAAGTTATCAAATCTTTTTTTATACTT contains these protein-coding regions:
- a CDS encoding ABC transporter ATP-binding protein, encoding MSILNVKNVTKVYGNHKQSFEVLKDINFEVARGAFVSIMGPSGSGKTTLLNILSSIDYVTQGHIEINGQDITKMSNTKLSDFRKQEVGFIFQDYNVLHTLTVKENIMLPLSITQLSKEEKASRYEEVTAALGIQDLSHKYPSEISGGQQQRTAAARALISKPTIIFADEPTGALDSKSAQDLLKRLAAINRDMKTTIIMVTHDPVAASYSNRVIMLKDGQIHTELFQGDKTTSHFYQEIIQNQSVLGGVTYDI
- a CDS encoding FtsX-like permease family protein gives rise to the protein MTFNHIIIKNLIQNLKYYAMYLFALMLSITMYFSFVTLKYTKGVDQGGEIVTHGASIGEKFLFIIILVFLMYANHLFIKRRTKSFALFQLIGLSRKDLLRMFILEQTIIFFITTMISIFIGVFGSRLLQLILINILSIPIHAEIVLHLEAVKVTLILIFFAFLLIIFQSYMFIRRRSIVQLMHDSKQSEVQDPHITKREAILGVLGLLMIGTGYYLSTIMFDNEILVTMIMANALFILFLTVLGAYFFFKSSVSLIFKTLKLKKNGNVSITDAIFTASIMYRMKRNAFSLTTIAIISAITISVLSFAALGYAGVQKNINFTTPYEYTYYNEQHAKKFESALQSQGIAYDKYMQRLTTVPVKGKDTQLNKKFTAVSIVRDTEIEGMNVEPGEVKFVNVFEVTNNFAGLEKGMMLSLGKGSHQATLKVTALDSDNYVANVFLQGTPLAVVDTHTYEKLEASKLEGKGHSDATQVGFELKDRKAYQHATTLNKKYNPQNPESRTEVEKEQLKFAGMFLFVSSFLGIAFLVAAGCIIYIKQMDETEDEIGNYQILRKIGYTHQDMCRGLALKVAFNFGLPLIVGLGHAYFAAHAFNVLLDTPSFTPVLIAMAVYSLVYALFAWIAYIHSKRTIKYSL
- a CDS encoding DUF47 domain-containing protein, whose amino-acid sequence is MIKKKKDKFMERLEDMIFNLDRAAVEFGKMDFNTHLDLRTYADNIKTYESHGDDLMHQVITDLNQTFITPIEREDIMALCNAIDDVLDAMEETSAMFEMYSIEYTDEYMSEFVDNIQKAIGEMKLAIGLMTEKKLAHMRVHSINIKEYETNCDGILRQSIKHIFNSETDPITLIKIKDIYESLENIADRCQTVANNFETIIMKNS
- a CDS encoding inorganic phosphate transporter, which produces MEFLMIITVAIIIFSLVFDFINGFHDTANAVATAVSTRALSPRHAILLAAVMNFIGALTFTGVASTITKEIVNPFTLENGLVVVLAAILAAIIWNLVTWYYGIPSSSSHALIGAIAGAAIASAGSLNVLHFQGFTKIVLVLILSPIIAFTVGFIIYSLVKRIFKNANLARTNRNFRLFQIFTASLQSFSHGTNDAQKSMGIITMALIVANVQTSVEPALWVKISCATAMGLGTAVGGWKIIKTVGGNIMKIRPANGASADLASALTIFVASSLHFPLSTTHVVSSSILGVGSANRIKGVHWNTAKRMIVTWVITLPISAVISGLIYMILNLFL
- a CDS encoding LysM peptidoglycan-binding domain-containing protein, which produces MKKFAFALTVTSGAAAVLAHQDAEASTQHTVQSGESLWTIAQQYGTTVDALKQANGLSNNMVFPNQTLSIHSSGHTQTYTTQATGGQGHTVTAGESLDVIAAQYGVSVQDLMNANGLNGYLIHPNQTLQIPGHTANYVPTANVSGSPSGDASGTTYTNGGYNSPTFSHSNLYTWGQCTWHAFNRRAETGQTISTYWWNADNWASRAAADGYSVNNTPQAGAILQTTEGAVGHVAYVERVNGDGSVLVSEMNYNTPPGVVGYRTIPSSLTSSFNYIH
- a CDS encoding Bax inhibitor-1 family protein; the encoded protein is MVKFSQHNRYAQVWLFFLYYWLVFSVSMYFGQFLPHAWHQPLSIGLAVLILMTMFIQRARFSGPIISHIYTIVAGLLSYATVMYAWTDLGAKDFWTVILLAIVGFLVFGILGFFVIQDASRMGRYLFVTLIALICMSIVGWFLHIPMLYTVISVIGLLLFLLYTLYDFNRMRRGAFSPREMGFNLFLNLFRIIRHALRLAQVAKR
- a CDS encoding peptide-methionine (S)-S-oxide reductase → METIYLAGGCLWGVQAFVKTLPGVVETEAGRANGSSRTLEGEYDGYAECVKTVFDPAIVQVEDLMTYLFEIIDPYSVNKQGEDVGLKYRTGVYSEQEYHLEAARQFIANRSDVDRIAVEVKALENYVRSAEEHQDRLAKCPDDYCHISQEMLNKYQ
- a CDS encoding YebC/PmpR family DNA-binding transcriptional regulator produces the protein MGRKWNNIKEKKAQKDKNTSRIYAKFGKEIYVAAKSGEPDPESNQALKLVLERAKTYSVPNHIIDRAIDKAKGGGDENFDALRYEGFGPSGAMLIVDALTNNVNRTASDVRAAFGKNGGNMGVSGSVAYMFDHTATFAFEGFDVDTVLEQLMDKEIDVRDVIEEGDLTIVYAEPDQFASVQQALRDLGVQDFEVAELEMLPQTEVQLSSEDQETFEKLVDVLEDLEDVQHVFHNVAL
- a CDS encoding cupin domain-containing protein, which codes for MNAKQWIKHLQLEPHPEGGYYRQTILSADKVKDRPNYSSIYFLLEDTNISHFHQIDADEIWYYHAGATLTIHMIHADGTYEAVRLGAQVDRGDVLQYVVPKHTIFASSIEEQDAFAIVGCMVQPAFRFEYFKLFTQDELLERYPQHEAIITRYAKRALY